One region of Corvus hawaiiensis isolate bCorHaw1 chromosome 12, bCorHaw1.pri.cur, whole genome shotgun sequence genomic DNA includes:
- the LOC125331948 gene encoding carbohydrate sulfotransferase 5-like isoform X2, with the protein MARIRIPSTIVIIFVTVQTGFLLFMYARYSSFMPQSEEKPSQVHILILSSWRSGSSFVGQLFSQHPSVFYLMEPAWHVWVTMYQNSAKVLHMAVRDLVRSVFLCDMSVFDAYMPWKRNLSDLFQWAASRALCSAPACDSFQRTDIMSEMACKTLCGRYPFSKVEEACKTYSHVVIKEVRFFDLKVLYPLLTDPSLNLKIIHLVRDPRAVVKSREQSVKALARDNGIVLSTNGTKVEDSKYKVMQEVCRSHVQIYETATLKPPNFLKDRYLMVRFEDLVRDPLSEISEMYKFADLSLTPRLKSWIYNITHGQGPGKKKEAFKITSRDAVSVSQAWRNVLSFQKVEKIQEVCKGAINILGYQLVDSEKEQRDLTLDLVLPRRQNQFSWSSFNPKH; encoded by the coding sequence ATGGCAAGGATTCGGATTCCTAGCACAATTGTTATAATTTTTGTTACAGTTCAGACTGGATTCTTACTCTTCATGTATGCCCGGTATAGTAGCTTCATGCCTCAGTCTGAGGAAAAACCATCACAAGTCCACATACTTATTCTCTCCTCTTGGCGGTCAGGATCTTCTTTTGTCGGTCAACTTTTCAGCCAGCATCCCAGCGTCTTCTACCTGATGGAACCTGCATGGCACGTGTGGGTTACAATGTACCAGAACAGCGCCAAAGTCTTACACATGGCAGTGCGGGACTTAGTCAGGTCGGTCTTTCTGTGTGACATGTCCGTGTTTGATGCTTACATGCCTTGGAAAAGAAACCTATCTGATCTTTTCCAGTGGGCAGCGAGTCGGGCTCTGTGTTCAGCTCCTGCTTGTGACTCTTTTCAACGTACTGACATAATGAGTGAAATGGCATGCAAGACTCTTTGTGGACGGTATCCATTCAGCAAGGTGGAGGAAGCCTGTAAAACTTACAGCCACGTTGTCATCAAGGAAGTTCGATTCTTTGACTTGAAGGTCTTATACCCCCTTCTCACTGATCCATCCCTGAATCTCAAAATTATTCACCTGGTCCGTGACCCCAGGGCAGTCGTTAAGTCACGGGAACAATCAGTCAAAGCATTAGCCCGTGACAATGGAATCGTCTTGAGTACCAATGGCACTAAAGTGGAAGACAGCAAATACAAAGTAATGCAAGAGGTTTGTAGAAGTCACGTTCAGATTTATGAAACGGCTACTCTTAAACCACCTAATTTTCTGAAAGATCGCTATTTAATGGTCCGTTTTGAAGACCTGGTAAGAGATCCATTATCAGAAATCTCAGAAATGTATAAGTTCGCAGATCTTAGTTTGACTCCCCGGCTCAAAAGCTGGATCTATAATATCACACATGGACAGggaccaggaaaaaaaaaagaagccttcAAAATAACATCTCGAGATGCAGTTAGTGTTTCACAGGCCTGGAGAAATgttctttcctttcagaaagTTGAGAAAATACAGGAAGTTTGCAAAGGTGCTATAAACATTCTTGGTTATCAGCTGGTGGattcagaaaaagaacaaagagatCTGACATTGGATTTGGTGTTGCCAAGACGACAAAATCAATTCAGTTGGTCATCGTTTAATCCAAAGCACTGA
- the GABARAPL2 gene encoding gamma-aminobutyric acid receptor-associated protein-like 2, giving the protein MKWMFKEDHALEHRCVESAKIRAKYPDRVPVIVEKVSGSQIVDIDKRKYLVPSDITVAQFMWIIRKRIQLPSEKAIFLFVDKTVPQSSLTMGQLYEKEKDEDGFLYVAYSGENTFGF; this is encoded by the exons ATGAAGTGGATGTTCAAGGAGGACCACGCGCTGG AGCACAGATGTGTCGAGTCGGCAAAAATCCGAGCCAAATACCCTGACCGTGTCCCG GTCATAGTGGAGAAGGTCTCAGGATCTCAGATTGTTgatattgacaagaggaagtaCTTAGTTCCGTCTGACATCACCGTGGCCCAGTTCATGTGGATCATCAGGAAGAGGATTCAACTGCCATCTGAGAAGGCAATATTCCTCTTTGTAGACAAGACTGTCCCACAATCCAG CTTAACTATGGGACAACTttatgagaaggaaaaggatgagGATGGATTCTTGTATGTTGCCTACAGTGGAGAGAACACATTTGGTTTCTGA
- the TMEM231 gene encoding transmembrane protein 231 isoform X2 — translation MAGVDLFSHPALYTRYRAGFCSAAALALLLITALTYVPPLLVAYRSHGFWLKQSAYLEQPTVRFRYEVLFVATIGSGPGSFLAWSTFPAFNRLQEDRLRVPLLSRMSTFVMQSMAFLQFFSPVPGSQLYMNGDLKLNQRQLLNHCGLDTRYNVSVVNGTSPFASDYDLANIIAAYWDRNVTTVFSDPSPVWMTGRATDTPFIINATVHYPVEVILYQPGFWEIIKFAWIQYVSILLIFLWVFGRIKMFLFQNQVLTTIPVSPVLPVSPVVSYKQHQS, via the exons ATGGCTGGCGTGGATCTGTTCTCGCATCCCGCGCTGTACACGCGCTACCGGGCTGGGTTCTGCTCCGCCGCGGCACTGGCGCTGTTGCTCATCACGGCACTCACCTATGTGCCACCGCTGCTGGTGGCCTACCGGAGCCACG GTTTCTGGCTGAAGCAGAGCGCGTACCTGGAGCAACCCACCGTCCGTTTCCGGTACGAGGTTCTCTTCGTCGCCACCATCGGGTCCGGCCCGGGCAGCTTCTTGGCGTGGAGCACGTTCCCAGCGTTCAACAGGCTCCAGGAGGACCGGCTCCGAGTCCCGCTCCTGTCG AGAATGTCAACATTTGTGATGCAGAGCATggcttttcttcagtttttttctcctgtgccagggtctcagCTCTATATGAATGGAGACCTGAAACTGAACCAGAGGCAATTACTTAACCATTGTGGACTGGATACCAGATACAAT GTGTCTGTGGTCAATGGCACAAGTCCTTTTGCAAGTGACTATGATCTAGCAAACATCATTGCGGCGTATTGGGATAGAAATG TGACAACAGTCTTTTCAGATCCCAGCCCTGTTTGGATGACTGGAAGAGCAACAGATACACCATTTATCATTAATGCCACCGTTCATTACCCAGTGGAAGTTATCTT ATATCAGCCAGGATTTTGGGAAATTATTAAATTTGCCTGGATCCAGTATGTCAGCATCCTCCTTATCTTTCTTTGGGTGTTCGGTAGGATTAAGATGTTTTTGTTCCAGAATCAGGTGTTGACAACAATTCCAGTATCACCAGTTCTGCCTGTATCTCCAGTAGTGTCCTACAAACAGCACCAGTCCTGA
- the TMEM231 gene encoding transmembrane protein 231 isoform X1 produces MAGVDLFSHPALYTRYRAGFCSAAALALLLITALTYVPPLLVAYRSHGFWLKQSAYLEQPTVRFRYEVLFVATIGSGPGSFLAWSTFPAFNRLQEDRLRVPLLSTREEDKNQDGKMDQLHFKLELPLQPMEHVVGVQLILLFSYQLYRMSTFVMQSMAFLQFFSPVPGSQLYMNGDLKLNQRQLLNHCGLDTRYNVSVVNGTSPFASDYDLANIIAAYWDRNVTTVFSDPSPVWMTGRATDTPFIINATVHYPVEVILYQPGFWEIIKFAWIQYVSILLIFLWVFGRIKMFLFQNQVLTTIPVSPVLPVSPVVSYKQHQS; encoded by the exons ATGGCTGGCGTGGATCTGTTCTCGCATCCCGCGCTGTACACGCGCTACCGGGCTGGGTTCTGCTCCGCCGCGGCACTGGCGCTGTTGCTCATCACGGCACTCACCTATGTGCCACCGCTGCTGGTGGCCTACCGGAGCCACG GTTTCTGGCTGAAGCAGAGCGCGTACCTGGAGCAACCCACCGTCCGTTTCCGGTACGAGGTTCTCTTCGTCGCCACCATCGGGTCCGGCCCGGGCAGCTTCTTGGCGTGGAGCACGTTCCCAGCGTTCAACAGGCTCCAGGAGGACCGGCTCCGAGTCCCGCTCCTGTCG aCTagagaagaagacaaaaatcaaGATGGCAAAATGGATCAGTTGCATTTTAAATTGGAACTTCCACTGCAACCAATGGAGCACGTAGTTGGCGTTCAGCTGATTCTACTCTTTTCGTACCAGCTTTAT AGAATGTCAACATTTGTGATGCAGAGCATggcttttcttcagtttttttctcctgtgccagggtctcagCTCTATATGAATGGAGACCTGAAACTGAACCAGAGGCAATTACTTAACCATTGTGGACTGGATACCAGATACAAT GTGTCTGTGGTCAATGGCACAAGTCCTTTTGCAAGTGACTATGATCTAGCAAACATCATTGCGGCGTATTGGGATAGAAATG TGACAACAGTCTTTTCAGATCCCAGCCCTGTTTGGATGACTGGAAGAGCAACAGATACACCATTTATCATTAATGCCACCGTTCATTACCCAGTGGAAGTTATCTT ATATCAGCCAGGATTTTGGGAAATTATTAAATTTGCCTGGATCCAGTATGTCAGCATCCTCCTTATCTTTCTTTGGGTGTTCGGTAGGATTAAGATGTTTTTGTTCCAGAATCAGGTGTTGACAACAATTCCAGTATCACCAGTTCTGCCTGTATCTCCAGTAGTGTCCTACAAACAGCACCAGTCCTGA
- the LOC125331948 gene encoding carbohydrate sulfotransferase 5-like isoform X1, with translation MYICFSRCPSSVRMARIRIPSTIVIIFVTVQTGFLLFMYARYSSFMPQSEEKPSQVHILILSSWRSGSSFVGQLFSQHPSVFYLMEPAWHVWVTMYQNSAKVLHMAVRDLVRSVFLCDMSVFDAYMPWKRNLSDLFQWAASRALCSAPACDSFQRTDIMSEMACKTLCGRYPFSKVEEACKTYSHVVIKEVRFFDLKVLYPLLTDPSLNLKIIHLVRDPRAVVKSREQSVKALARDNGIVLSTNGTKVEDSKYKVMQEVCRSHVQIYETATLKPPNFLKDRYLMVRFEDLVRDPLSEISEMYKFADLSLTPRLKSWIYNITHGQGPGKKKEAFKITSRDAVSVSQAWRNVLSFQKVEKIQEVCKGAINILGYQLVDSEKEQRDLTLDLVLPRRQNQFSWSSFNPKH, from the exons ATGTACATTTG cttttctcgTTGCCCTTCCTCGGTGAGAATGGCAAGGATTCGGATTCCTAGCACAATTGTTATAATTTTTGTTACAGTTCAGACTGGATTCTTACTCTTCATGTATGCCCGGTATAGTAGCTTCATGCCTCAGTCTGAGGAAAAACCATCACAAGTCCACATACTTATTCTCTCCTCTTGGCGGTCAGGATCTTCTTTTGTCGGTCAACTTTTCAGCCAGCATCCCAGCGTCTTCTACCTGATGGAACCTGCATGGCACGTGTGGGTTACAATGTACCAGAACAGCGCCAAAGTCTTACACATGGCAGTGCGGGACTTAGTCAGGTCGGTCTTTCTGTGTGACATGTCCGTGTTTGATGCTTACATGCCTTGGAAAAGAAACCTATCTGATCTTTTCCAGTGGGCAGCGAGTCGGGCTCTGTGTTCAGCTCCTGCTTGTGACTCTTTTCAACGTACTGACATAATGAGTGAAATGGCATGCAAGACTCTTTGTGGACGGTATCCATTCAGCAAGGTGGAGGAAGCCTGTAAAACTTACAGCCACGTTGTCATCAAGGAAGTTCGATTCTTTGACTTGAAGGTCTTATACCCCCTTCTCACTGATCCATCCCTGAATCTCAAAATTATTCACCTGGTCCGTGACCCCAGGGCAGTCGTTAAGTCACGGGAACAATCAGTCAAAGCATTAGCCCGTGACAATGGAATCGTCTTGAGTACCAATGGCACTAAAGTGGAAGACAGCAAATACAAAGTAATGCAAGAGGTTTGTAGAAGTCACGTTCAGATTTATGAAACGGCTACTCTTAAACCACCTAATTTTCTGAAAGATCGCTATTTAATGGTCCGTTTTGAAGACCTGGTAAGAGATCCATTATCAGAAATCTCAGAAATGTATAAGTTCGCAGATCTTAGTTTGACTCCCCGGCTCAAAAGCTGGATCTATAATATCACACATGGACAGggaccaggaaaaaaaaaagaagccttcAAAATAACATCTCGAGATGCAGTTAGTGTTTCACAGGCCTGGAGAAATgttctttcctttcagaaagTTGAGAAAATACAGGAAGTTTGCAAAGGTGCTATAAACATTCTTGGTTATCAGCTGGTGGattcagaaaaagaacaaagagatCTGACATTGGATTTGGTGTTGCCAAGACGACAAAATCAATTCAGTTGGTCATCGTTTAATCCAAAGCACTGA